A stretch of Mya arenaria isolate MELC-2E11 chromosome 14, ASM2691426v1 DNA encodes these proteins:
- the LOC128218408 gene encoding uncharacterized protein LOC128218408 has translation MAEQQRALERETGDFVLERETEGNIDHIRDVGRTAIDDIESSKSALERKASDLGDVLEYETDVGARAIQHAEDKVIQNIKGLSEHKQTPSKSDLKKYLIGYHSRNNCSLPPGPCLDLEDSGLLDLYVRPNISRVDLQSIYRDKTSIEHTTEPLTNLEQLFSSKGIIFLTADAGVGKTSFCKFLVLSWCKVQEGTTNLKSKVSGTQTVLSDIEYLKEFSYLFYINLRENQGDTLENIVFLAYGICVFKVIERL, from the exons ATGGCTGAACAACAACGTGCGTTAGAGAGAGAAACTGGGGATTTCGTGCTTGAAAGAGAAACTGAAGGTAACATCGACCATATACGAGATGTTGGAAGGACAGCTATAGATGACATCGAAAGTTCGAAATCAGCATTAGAGAGAAAAGCGTCGGATCTTGGTGACGTCCTCGAGTACGAGACAGATGTAGGCGCCCGTGCTATACAACATGCTGAAGACAAAGTTATTCAGAACATAAAAGGGTTGAGTGAGCATAAACAGACACCATCTAAATCAG ACCTGAAGAAATATCTCATCGGGTATCACAGCAGGAACAACTGCTCGCTACCGCCTGGTCCTTGCCTAGATCTGGAAGATTCAGGACTTTTGGACCTCTATGTTCGGCCAAACATTAGTAGGGTTGATCTTCAGTCAATTTATAGAGACAAGACATCAATAGAACACACTACAGAACCTCTCACGAATTTGGAGCAGTTGTTCAGTTCGAAAGGTATCATATTTCTCACCGCAGACGCTGGTGTTGGAAAGACAtcattttgtaagtttttagTTTTATCGTGGTGTAAGGTACAAGAGGGAACGACCAATCTGAAATCGAAGGTTAGTGGCACTCAAACTGTTCTAAGCGATATTGAGTATTTGAAAGAGTtctcatatttgttttacatcaaTTTACGTGAAAACCAAGGCGATACATTAGAAAATATCGTTTTCCTCGCATACGGAATCTGTGTATTCAAAGTTATCGAAAGATTATAA